Proteins encoded by one window of Mustela erminea isolate mMusErm1 chromosome 7, mMusErm1.Pri, whole genome shotgun sequence:
- the DCTN1 gene encoding dynactin subunit 1 isoform X2 produces the protein MAQSKRHMYSRTSSGSRMSAEASARPLRVGSRVEVIGKGHRGTVAYVGATLFATGKWVGVILDEAKGKNDGTVQGRKYFTCDEGHGIFVRQSQIQVFEDGADTTSPETPDSSASKVLKREGTDSTAKTSKLRGLKPKKAPTARKTTTRRPKPTRPASTGVAGACSSLGPSGSASAGELSSSEPSTPAQTPLAAPIIPTPALTSPGAAPPLPSPSKEEEGLRAQVRDLEEKLETLRLKRAEDKAKLKELEKHKIQLEQVQEWKSKMQEQQADLQRRLKEARKEAKEALEAKERYMEEMADTADAIEMATLDKEMAEERAESLQQEVEALKERVDELTTDLEILKAEIEEKGSDGAASSYQLKQLEEQNARLKDALVRMRDLSSSEKQEHVKLQKLMEKKNQELEIVRQQRERLQEELSQAESTIDELKEQVDAALGAEEMVEMLTDRNLNLEEKVRELRETVGDLEAMNEMNDELQENARETELELREQLDMAGARVREAQKRVEAAQETVADYQQTIKKYRQLTAHLQDVNRELTNQQEASVERQQQPPPETFDFKIKFAETKAHAKAIEMELRQMEVAQANRHMSLLTAFMPDSFLRPGGDHDCVLVLLLMPRLICKAELIRKQAQEKFELSENCSERPGLRGAAGEQLSFAAGLVYSLSLLQATLHRYEHALSQCSVDVYKKVGSLYPEMSAHERSLDFLIELLHKDQLDETVNVEPLTKAIKYYQHLYSIHLAEQPEDSTMQLADHIKFTQSALDCMSVEVGRLRAFLQGGQEASDIALLLRDLETSCSDIRQFCKKIRRRMPGTDAPGIPAALAFGAQVSDTLLDCRKHLTWVVAVLQEVAAAAAQLIAPLAENEGLPVAALEELAFKASEQIYGTPSSSPYECLRQSSNILISTMNKLATAMQEGEYDAERPPSKPPPVELRAAALRAEITDAEGLGLKLEDRETVIKELKKSLKIKGEELSEANVRLSLLEKKLDSAAKDADERIEKVQTRLEETQALLRKKEKEFEETMDALQADIDQLEAEKAELKQRLNNQSKRTIEGLRGPPPSGIATLVSGIAGGGAPGQAPGSVPGPGLVKDSPLLLQQISAMRLHISQLQHENSILKGAQMKASLAALPPLHVAKLSPSPHEGPDSELAAGVLYRKTSQLLETLNQLSTHTHVVDITRSSPAAKSPSAQLLEQVAQLKSLSDTIEKLKDEVLKETVSQRPGATVPTDFAIFPSSAFLRAKEEQQDDTVYMGKVTFSCAAGLGQRHRLVLTQEQLHQLHGRLIS, from the exons ATGGCCCAGAGCAAGAGGCATATGTACAGCCGG ACATCCAGTGGCAGCAGAATGAGTGCAGAGGCAAGTGCCCGGCCTCTGCGAGTGGGCTCCCGGGTGGAGGTGATTGGAAAAGGCCACCGAGGCACTGTGGCCTATGTCGGAGCCACACTCTTTGCCACTGGCAAATGGGTCGGCGTGATCCTGGATGAAGCAAAGGGCAAGAATGATGGAACTGTCCAAGGCAGGAAGTACTTCACTTGTGATGAAGGGCACGGCATCTTTGTGCGTCAGTCCCAG ATCCAGGTATTTGAAGATGGAGCAGATACTACTTCCCCAGAGACACCAGATTCTTCTGCCTCCAAGGTCCTCAAAAGAG AGGGAACGGACTCAACTGCAAAGACCAGCAAACTG CGGGGACTGAAGCCTAAGAAG GCACCGACAGCCCGAAAG ACCACAACTCGGCGGCccaag CCCACCCGCCCGGCCAGTACTGGGGTGGCTGGGGCCTGTAGCTCCCTGGGCCCCTCTGGCTCAGCATCAGCAGGTGAGCTGAGCAGCAGTGAGCCCAGCACCCCGGCTCAGACGCCGCTGGCGGCACCCATCATCCCCACGCCGGCTCTCACCTCTCCTGGAGCAGCACCTCCACTACCTTCCCCCTCCAAG gaggaggaggggctgagagcCCAGGTGCGGGACCTGGAGGAGAAACTGGAGACCCTGCGGTTGAAACGGGCGGAAGACAAGGCGAaactaaaagagctggagaaacaTAAGATCCAGCTGGAGCAGGTGCAAGAATGGAAGAGCAAGATGCAGGAGCAGCAGGCGGACCTGCAGCGACGCCTCAAGGAGGCGCGGAAG GAAGCCAAGGAGGCCCTGGAGGCAAAGGAACGCTACATGGAGGAGATGGCTGATACTGCCGATGCCATTGAAATGGCCACTCTGGACAAGGAGATGGCCGAAGAGCGGGCCGAGTCCCTGCAGCAGGAGGTGGAGGCATTGAAGGAACGTGTGGATGAGCTTACCACTGACTTAGAGATCCTCAAAGCTGAGATAGAAGAGAAGG GCTCAGATGGGGCAGCGTCCAGTTATCAGCTAAAGCAGCTCGAGGAGCAGAACGCCCGCCTGAAGGACGCCCTGGTGAG GATGCGGGATCTTTCTTCCTCCGAGAAGCAAGAGCATGTGAAACTCCAGAAGCTCATGGAGAAGAAGAACCAAGAGCTGGAAATTGTGAGGCAACAGCGGGAGCGTCTGCAGGAGGAGCTGAGCCAGGCAGAGAGCACCATCGATGAGCTCAAGGAGCAG GTGGATGCTGCTCTGGGTGCCGAGGAGATGGTGGAGATGCTAACAGACCGGAACCTGAATCTAGAAGAGAAAGTACGAGAGTTGAGAGAGACCGTGGGAGACTTG GAAGCGATGAATGAGATGAACGATGAGCTGCAGGAGAATGCACGCGAGACAGAGCTGGAGCTGCGAGAGCAGCTGGACATGGCGGGCGCGCGGGTCCGGGAGGCCCAGAAGCGTGTGGAGGCAGCCCAGGAGACAGTCGCAGACTACCAGCAAACCATAAAGAAGTACCGCCAGCTGACCGCCCACCTTCAG gaTGTGAATCGGGAACTGACAAACCAGCAAGAAGCATCTGTGGAGAGGCAGCAGCAGCCACCCCCAGAGACTTTTGACTTCAAAATCAAGTTTGCTGAGACTAAGGCTCATGCCAAG GCAATTGAGATGGAATTGAGGCAGATGGAGGTGGCCCAGGCCAACCGGCACATGTCCCTGCTGACGGCCTTCATGCCTGACAGCTTTCTTCGGCCGGGTGGGGACCATGACTGCGTCCTGGTGCTGCTGCTCATGCCTCGTCTCATTTGCAAG GCAGAGCTTATCCGGAAGCAGGCCCAGGAGAAGTTTGAACTAAGCGAAAACTGTTCAGAGCGGCCCGGGCTCCGAGGAGCTGCAGGGGAGCAGCTGAGCTTTGCTGCTGGGCTGGTGTACTCGCTGAGTCTGTTGCAGGCCACGCTCCACCGCTACGAGCA CGCCCTCTCTCAGTGCAGCGTGGACGTGTATAAGAAGGTTGGCAGCCTCTACCCTGAGATGAGTGCCCATGAACGCTCCTTGGATTTCCTCATTGAGCTATTACACAAGGATCAACTGGACGAGACTGTCAACGTAGAGCCTCTCACCAAGGCCATCAAGTACTACCAG CATCTGTATAGTATCCATCTTGCTGAACAGCCCGAGGACAGTACCATGCAGCTGGCTGACCACATTAAG TTCACCCAGAGTGCCCTGGACTGCATGAGTGTGGAGGTGGGACGGCTGCGTGCCTTCTTGCAG GGTGGCCAGGAGGCTTCAGATATTGCCCTTCTGCTCCGGGACCTGGAGACATCGTGCAGTGACATCCGCCAGTTCTGCAAGAAGATCCGAAGGCGAATGCCAGGGACAGATGCTCCTGGGATTCCAGCTGCACTGGCCTTTGGAGCACAG GTGTCGGACACACTCCTAGACTGCAGGAAACACTTGACGTGGGTGGTGGCCGTGCTGCAGGAGGTGGCAGCTGCTGCCGCCCAGCTCATTGCCCCACTTGCAGAGAATGAGGGACTGCCTGTGGCTGCGCTGGAGGAGCTGGCTTTCAAAGCAAGCGAGCAG ATCTACGGGACCCCTTCTAGCAGCCCCTATGAGTGTCTGCGGCAGTCGAGCAACATCCTCATCAGTACCATGAACAAACTGGCCACAGCCATGCAGGAGGGCGAGTATGATGCAGAGCGGCCCCCCAGCAAG CCTCCCCCAGTTGAGCTGAGGGCTGCAGCCCTTCGTGCAGAAATCACCGATGCTGAAGGCCTGGGCTTGAAGCTTGAAGATCGAGAGACAGTTATCAAGGAGTTGAAGAAGTCATTGAAAATCAAG GGGGAGGAGCTGAGTGAAGCCAATGTGCGGCTAAGTCTCCTGGAGAAGAAGCTGGACAGTGCTGCCAAGGATGCAGACGAGCGCATCGAGAAAGTCCAGACTCGGCTGGAGGAGACGCAGGCACTGCTGCGGAAGAAGGAGAA GGAGTTTGAGGAAACGATGGATGCACTCCAGGCTGACATTGACCAGCtagaggcagagaaggcagaactAAAGCAGCGGCTGAACAACCAGTCGAAGCGCACGATCGAGGGGCTCCGGGGGCCCCCTCCCTCGGGTATTGCTACCCTGGTCTCTGGCATTGCTGGTG GAGGTGCCCCTGGGCAGGCTCCAGgatctgtgccaggccctgggctggtgAAGGACTCACCACTGCTGCTTCAGCAGATCTCTGCCATGAGGCTGCACATCTCCCAGCTCCAGCATGAGAACAGCATCCTGAAG GGAGCCCAGATGAAGGCATCTTTAgcagccctgccccctctgcATGTGGCAAAGCTCTCCCCCTCACCTCACGAGGGCCCTGACAGTGAACTAGCAGCTGGTGTGCTGTATCGTAAGACCAGCCAGCTGTTGGAGACGTTGAATCAACTGAGCACACACACCCACGTAGTAGATATCACTCGTTCCAGCCCTG CTGCCAAGAGCCCGTCGGCCCAGCTCCTGGAGCAGGTGGCTCAGCTCAAGTCCTTAAGTGACACCATCGAGAAACTCAAG GATGAGGTCCTTAAGGAGACCGTATCTCAGCGCCCTGGAGCCACAGTCCCCACTGACTTTGCCATCTTCCCTTCATCAGCCTTCCTTAGG GCCAAGGAGGAGCAGCAAGACGACACGGTCTACATGGGCAAAGTGACCTTCTCGTGCGCAGCTGGCCTTGGACAGCGACACCGGCTGGTGCTGACCCAGGAGCAGCTGCACCAGCTTCATGGTCGCCTCATCTCCTAA
- the DCTN1 gene encoding dynactin subunit 1 isoform X7, giving the protein MAQSKRHMYSRTSSGSRMSAEASARPLRVGSRVEVIGKGHRGTVAYVGATLFATGKWVGVILDEAKGKNDGTVQGRKYFTCDEGHGIFVRQSQIQVFEDGADTTSPETPDSSASKVLKREGTDSTAKTSKLPTRPASTGVAGACSSLGPSGSASAGELSSSEPSTPAQTPLAAPIIPTPALTSPGAAPPLPSPSKEEEGLRAQVRDLEEKLETLRLKRAEDKAKLKELEKHKIQLEQVQEWKSKMQEQQADLQRRLKEARKEAKEALEAKERYMEEMADTADAIEMATLDKEMAEERAESLQQEVEALKERVDELTTDLEILKAEIEEKGSDGAASSYQLKQLEEQNARLKDALVRMRDLSSSEKQEHVKLQKLMEKKNQELEIVRQQRERLQEELSQAESTIDELKEQVDAALGAEEMVEMLTDRNLNLEEKVRELRETVGDLEAMNEMNDELQENARETELELREQLDMAGARVREAQKRVEAAQETVADYQQTIKKYRQLTAHLQDVNRELTNQQEASVERQQQPPPETFDFKIKFAETKAHAKAIEMELRQMEVAQANRHMSLLTAFMPDSFLRPGGDHDCVLVLLLMPRLICKAELIRKQAQEKFELSENCSERPGLRGAAGEQLSFAAGLVYSLSLLQATLHRYEHALSQCSVDVYKKVGSLYPEMSAHERSLDFLIELLHKDQLDETVNVEPLTKAIKYYQHLYSIHLAEQPEDSTMQLADHIKFTQSALDCMSVEVGRLRAFLQGGQEASDIALLLRDLETSCSDIRQFCKKIRRRMPGTDAPGIPAALAFGAQVSDTLLDCRKHLTWVVAVLQEVAAAAAQLIAPLAENEGLPVAALEELAFKASEQIYGTPSSSPYECLRQSSNILISTMNKLATAMQEGEYDAERPPSKPPPVELRAAALRAEITDAEGLGLKLEDRETVIKELKKSLKIKGEELSEANVRLSLLEKKLDSAAKDADERIEKVQTRLEETQALLRKKEKEFEETMDALQADIDQLEAEKAELKQRLNNQSKRTIEGLRGPPPSGIATLVSGIAGEEQQRGGAPGQAPGSVPGPGLVKDSPLLLQQISAMRLHISQLQHENSILKGAQMKASLAALPPLHVAKLSPSPHEGPDSELAAGVLYRKTSQLLETLNQLSTHTHVVDITRSSPAAKSPSAQLLEQVAQLKSLSDTIEKLKDEVLKETVSQRPGATVPTDFAIFPSSAFLRAKEEQQDDTVYMGKVTFSCAAGLGQRHRLVLTQEQLHQLHGRLIS; this is encoded by the exons ATGGCCCAGAGCAAGAGGCATATGTACAGCCGG ACATCCAGTGGCAGCAGAATGAGTGCAGAGGCAAGTGCCCGGCCTCTGCGAGTGGGCTCCCGGGTGGAGGTGATTGGAAAAGGCCACCGAGGCACTGTGGCCTATGTCGGAGCCACACTCTTTGCCACTGGCAAATGGGTCGGCGTGATCCTGGATGAAGCAAAGGGCAAGAATGATGGAACTGTCCAAGGCAGGAAGTACTTCACTTGTGATGAAGGGCACGGCATCTTTGTGCGTCAGTCCCAG ATCCAGGTATTTGAAGATGGAGCAGATACTACTTCCCCAGAGACACCAGATTCTTCTGCCTCCAAGGTCCTCAAAAGAG AGGGAACGGACTCAACTGCAAAGACCAGCAAACTG CCCACCCGCCCGGCCAGTACTGGGGTGGCTGGGGCCTGTAGCTCCCTGGGCCCCTCTGGCTCAGCATCAGCAGGTGAGCTGAGCAGCAGTGAGCCCAGCACCCCGGCTCAGACGCCGCTGGCGGCACCCATCATCCCCACGCCGGCTCTCACCTCTCCTGGAGCAGCACCTCCACTACCTTCCCCCTCCAAG gaggaggaggggctgagagcCCAGGTGCGGGACCTGGAGGAGAAACTGGAGACCCTGCGGTTGAAACGGGCGGAAGACAAGGCGAaactaaaagagctggagaaacaTAAGATCCAGCTGGAGCAGGTGCAAGAATGGAAGAGCAAGATGCAGGAGCAGCAGGCGGACCTGCAGCGACGCCTCAAGGAGGCGCGGAAG GAAGCCAAGGAGGCCCTGGAGGCAAAGGAACGCTACATGGAGGAGATGGCTGATACTGCCGATGCCATTGAAATGGCCACTCTGGACAAGGAGATGGCCGAAGAGCGGGCCGAGTCCCTGCAGCAGGAGGTGGAGGCATTGAAGGAACGTGTGGATGAGCTTACCACTGACTTAGAGATCCTCAAAGCTGAGATAGAAGAGAAGG GCTCAGATGGGGCAGCGTCCAGTTATCAGCTAAAGCAGCTCGAGGAGCAGAACGCCCGCCTGAAGGACGCCCTGGTGAG GATGCGGGATCTTTCTTCCTCCGAGAAGCAAGAGCATGTGAAACTCCAGAAGCTCATGGAGAAGAAGAACCAAGAGCTGGAAATTGTGAGGCAACAGCGGGAGCGTCTGCAGGAGGAGCTGAGCCAGGCAGAGAGCACCATCGATGAGCTCAAGGAGCAG GTGGATGCTGCTCTGGGTGCCGAGGAGATGGTGGAGATGCTAACAGACCGGAACCTGAATCTAGAAGAGAAAGTACGAGAGTTGAGAGAGACCGTGGGAGACTTG GAAGCGATGAATGAGATGAACGATGAGCTGCAGGAGAATGCACGCGAGACAGAGCTGGAGCTGCGAGAGCAGCTGGACATGGCGGGCGCGCGGGTCCGGGAGGCCCAGAAGCGTGTGGAGGCAGCCCAGGAGACAGTCGCAGACTACCAGCAAACCATAAAGAAGTACCGCCAGCTGACCGCCCACCTTCAG gaTGTGAATCGGGAACTGACAAACCAGCAAGAAGCATCTGTGGAGAGGCAGCAGCAGCCACCCCCAGAGACTTTTGACTTCAAAATCAAGTTTGCTGAGACTAAGGCTCATGCCAAG GCAATTGAGATGGAATTGAGGCAGATGGAGGTGGCCCAGGCCAACCGGCACATGTCCCTGCTGACGGCCTTCATGCCTGACAGCTTTCTTCGGCCGGGTGGGGACCATGACTGCGTCCTGGTGCTGCTGCTCATGCCTCGTCTCATTTGCAAG GCAGAGCTTATCCGGAAGCAGGCCCAGGAGAAGTTTGAACTAAGCGAAAACTGTTCAGAGCGGCCCGGGCTCCGAGGAGCTGCAGGGGAGCAGCTGAGCTTTGCTGCTGGGCTGGTGTACTCGCTGAGTCTGTTGCAGGCCACGCTCCACCGCTACGAGCA CGCCCTCTCTCAGTGCAGCGTGGACGTGTATAAGAAGGTTGGCAGCCTCTACCCTGAGATGAGTGCCCATGAACGCTCCTTGGATTTCCTCATTGAGCTATTACACAAGGATCAACTGGACGAGACTGTCAACGTAGAGCCTCTCACCAAGGCCATCAAGTACTACCAG CATCTGTATAGTATCCATCTTGCTGAACAGCCCGAGGACAGTACCATGCAGCTGGCTGACCACATTAAG TTCACCCAGAGTGCCCTGGACTGCATGAGTGTGGAGGTGGGACGGCTGCGTGCCTTCTTGCAG GGTGGCCAGGAGGCTTCAGATATTGCCCTTCTGCTCCGGGACCTGGAGACATCGTGCAGTGACATCCGCCAGTTCTGCAAGAAGATCCGAAGGCGAATGCCAGGGACAGATGCTCCTGGGATTCCAGCTGCACTGGCCTTTGGAGCACAG GTGTCGGACACACTCCTAGACTGCAGGAAACACTTGACGTGGGTGGTGGCCGTGCTGCAGGAGGTGGCAGCTGCTGCCGCCCAGCTCATTGCCCCACTTGCAGAGAATGAGGGACTGCCTGTGGCTGCGCTGGAGGAGCTGGCTTTCAAAGCAAGCGAGCAG ATCTACGGGACCCCTTCTAGCAGCCCCTATGAGTGTCTGCGGCAGTCGAGCAACATCCTCATCAGTACCATGAACAAACTGGCCACAGCCATGCAGGAGGGCGAGTATGATGCAGAGCGGCCCCCCAGCAAG CCTCCCCCAGTTGAGCTGAGGGCTGCAGCCCTTCGTGCAGAAATCACCGATGCTGAAGGCCTGGGCTTGAAGCTTGAAGATCGAGAGACAGTTATCAAGGAGTTGAAGAAGTCATTGAAAATCAAG GGGGAGGAGCTGAGTGAAGCCAATGTGCGGCTAAGTCTCCTGGAGAAGAAGCTGGACAGTGCTGCCAAGGATGCAGACGAGCGCATCGAGAAAGTCCAGACTCGGCTGGAGGAGACGCAGGCACTGCTGCGGAAGAAGGAGAA GGAGTTTGAGGAAACGATGGATGCACTCCAGGCTGACATTGACCAGCtagaggcagagaaggcagaactAAAGCAGCGGCTGAACAACCAGTCGAAGCGCACGATCGAGGGGCTCCGGGGGCCCCCTCCCTCGGGTATTGCTACCCTGGTCTCTGGCATTGCTGGTG AAGAACAGCAGCGAG GAGGTGCCCCTGGGCAGGCTCCAGgatctgtgccaggccctgggctggtgAAGGACTCACCACTGCTGCTTCAGCAGATCTCTGCCATGAGGCTGCACATCTCCCAGCTCCAGCATGAGAACAGCATCCTGAAG GGAGCCCAGATGAAGGCATCTTTAgcagccctgccccctctgcATGTGGCAAAGCTCTCCCCCTCACCTCACGAGGGCCCTGACAGTGAACTAGCAGCTGGTGTGCTGTATCGTAAGACCAGCCAGCTGTTGGAGACGTTGAATCAACTGAGCACACACACCCACGTAGTAGATATCACTCGTTCCAGCCCTG CTGCCAAGAGCCCGTCGGCCCAGCTCCTGGAGCAGGTGGCTCAGCTCAAGTCCTTAAGTGACACCATCGAGAAACTCAAG GATGAGGTCCTTAAGGAGACCGTATCTCAGCGCCCTGGAGCCACAGTCCCCACTGACTTTGCCATCTTCCCTTCATCAGCCTTCCTTAGG GCCAAGGAGGAGCAGCAAGACGACACGGTCTACATGGGCAAAGTGACCTTCTCGTGCGCAGCTGGCCTTGGACAGCGACACCGGCTGGTGCTGACCCAGGAGCAGCTGCACCAGCTTCATGGTCGCCTCATCTCCTAA